The proteins below are encoded in one region of Arthrobacter sp. CJ23:
- a CDS encoding PTS sugar transporter subunit IIA — protein MAEPLDPYDAELTTPDTVVLELEAVDKIDAAAQLAERLYAAGRISNLEGFLEQVHSREHQLATGLPGGIGLPHARSEYVSRISIAVGVTKFGHALDFGASDGPATLVLLIATPASSFSDHLEVLATLARSLSKESFRDSLRRAYDPEVISELINSSLVFFDH, from the coding sequence GTGGCCGAACCACTGGATCCGTATGATGCCGAACTGACCACACCGGACACCGTGGTTCTTGAGCTTGAAGCCGTGGACAAGATTGACGCCGCCGCGCAGCTCGCCGAACGGCTCTACGCCGCTGGGCGCATATCCAACCTCGAAGGCTTCCTCGAACAGGTACATTCCCGCGAACACCAGCTGGCCACCGGCCTGCCCGGCGGCATCGGCCTGCCGCATGCCCGCAGCGAGTACGTGTCCAGGATCTCCATCGCAGTGGGCGTCACCAAGTTCGGCCACGCACTGGACTTCGGCGCCAGCGACGGTCCGGCCACACTTGTCCTGCTCATCGCCACACCGGCCAGTTCGTTCTCCGACCACCTGGAAGTCCTGGCCACCCTGGCGAGGTCGCTGTCCAAGGAATCCTTCCGTGACTCCCTGCGCCGTGCCTACGACCCCGAGGTCATCTCCGAACTGATCAACTCAAGTCTGGTCTTCTTCGACCACTAG
- a CDS encoding DUF3817 domain-containing protein, with amino-acid sequence MIEPKPAVQPEQSGAAKSKKRRFGGTEAQIRSALKFYKVMAYLTGAMLLLLCAELAARYGFGLSLFAGGTNAVTGQPFGFGFAESEPKGVIGGLNLSVTVLIVHGWMYVVYLISNFRLWSLMRWPFAKLILLALGGVVPLMSFIVEKKFHAQVEAELAANPQASKRY; translated from the coding sequence ATGATTGAGCCCAAGCCGGCAGTCCAGCCCGAACAGTCAGGAGCCGCCAAGAGCAAGAAGCGCCGCTTCGGCGGCACCGAAGCCCAGATCCGCTCCGCGCTGAAGTTCTACAAGGTCATGGCCTACCTCACCGGTGCCATGCTCCTGCTGCTGTGTGCCGAGCTCGCGGCCCGTTACGGATTCGGCCTTTCGCTGTTCGCCGGCGGCACGAACGCCGTGACCGGCCAGCCGTTCGGCTTCGGTTTCGCGGAATCGGAACCGAAAGGCGTCATTGGCGGCCTGAACCTGTCCGTCACAGTACTGATCGTGCATGGCTGGATGTACGTCGTGTACCTGATTTCGAACTTCCGCCTCTGGTCCCTCATGCGCTGGCCGTTCGCGAAGCTCATCCTGCTGGCCCTCGGCGGCGTGGTTCCGCTGATGTCCTTCATCGTGGAGAAGAAGTTCCACGCGCAGGTTGAAGCCGAGCTCGCTGCCAACCCGCAGGCCTCCAAGCGCTACTAG
- a CDS encoding SURF1 family protein, which translates to MLKTALKPRWIAGLVFALLLSGVFVLLSQWQFGRSTTSEAPVSSTVEEVKPLTTVLKPGQFFPGSVSDQMVSATGSYDPAKQVLVEGRLFGGQKGYWVVSAFAVDGAPALNGAAASPRTWIPVARGWVADPAEAGPPPSGTIELTGRLLPSEAPLPNVDAGPGRASAVAVAELINKWDVSSYPGFVAASAENSDGASVAASGVLKALNIPAQPPAQQVNWLNLFYSVEWVVFAGFALYIWWRMVADDHRRGLEDENADEDAEDGGDGPDGGPAQLPSRTHESEQHEPEQKVQQ; encoded by the coding sequence GTGTTGAAAACCGCGCTGAAACCCCGCTGGATCGCAGGACTGGTCTTTGCGCTCCTCCTGTCCGGGGTGTTCGTGCTGCTCAGCCAATGGCAGTTCGGCCGGTCCACCACGAGCGAAGCGCCCGTTTCCTCCACGGTGGAAGAGGTCAAGCCCCTCACCACGGTGCTCAAGCCGGGCCAGTTCTTCCCGGGCTCGGTCTCAGACCAGATGGTCAGCGCCACCGGCAGCTATGACCCCGCCAAACAGGTCCTCGTCGAAGGCAGGCTGTTCGGCGGGCAGAAGGGCTACTGGGTGGTGTCTGCCTTCGCCGTCGACGGCGCCCCGGCGCTGAACGGTGCCGCGGCATCTCCGCGGACTTGGATTCCCGTGGCCCGCGGCTGGGTGGCCGATCCCGCGGAAGCCGGCCCGCCGCCGTCGGGCACCATTGAACTGACCGGACGGCTGCTGCCGTCCGAAGCGCCGCTGCCCAACGTCGACGCCGGCCCGGGCCGCGCGTCCGCAGTCGCGGTGGCGGAACTCATCAACAAATGGGACGTCTCCAGCTACCCAGGATTTGTGGCCGCAAGCGCCGAAAACTCAGATGGCGCCTCCGTTGCCGCCTCCGGAGTGCTGAAGGCCCTCAACATCCCGGCCCAGCCGCCTGCCCAGCAGGTCAACTGGCTGAACCTGTTCTACTCCGTGGAATGGGTGGTCTTCGCCGGATTCGCCCTCTACATTTGGTGGCGGATGGTGGCCGACGACCACCGGCGCGGACTCGAAGACGAGAATGCCGATGAGGACGCCGAAGACGGCGGCGACGGTCCCGACGGCGGCCCCGCACAACTTCCTTCAAGAACCCATGAGTCAGAACAACATGAGCCAGAACAAAAGGTGCAGCAATGA
- the guaA gene encoding glutamine-hydrolyzing GMP synthase, protein MTTPTAPQTSQKPVLVVDYGAQYAQLIARRVREANVYSEIVPHTFTTEQLLAKNPAAIILSGGPSSVYAEGAPSVGADLFEAGVPVFGICYGFQAMANALGGTVAQTGLREYGATEATAVGEARSILADLPESQTTWMSHGDSVHEAPAGFEVLATTAGAPVAAFANEEKHLYGVQWHPEVKHSAHGQQVLENFLFKGAGLSPNWTTGNILEEQVDRIRKQIGDSKVICGLSGGVDSAVAAALVQRAVGDQLTCVFVDHGLLREGEAEQVERDFVAATGVKLYVANEQERFLSALAGVSDPETKRKIIGREFIRAFEEAERAIIAQAAADGEKIKFLVQGTLYPDVVESGGGEGAANIKSHHNVGGLPEDLQFELVEPLRALFKDEVRAVGAQLGLPQEIVGRQPFPGPGLGIRIVGEVNRERLDLLRKADAIARAELTAAGLDNDVWQMPVVLLADVRSVGVQGDGRTYGHPIVLRPVSSEDAMTADWSRLPYDLLAKISNRITNEVDGVNRVVLDVTSKPPGTIEWE, encoded by the coding sequence GTGACTACTCCCACCGCACCCCAGACTTCCCAGAAGCCGGTGCTGGTTGTTGACTACGGTGCCCAGTACGCGCAGCTGATTGCCCGCCGCGTCCGTGAAGCGAATGTGTACTCGGAAATTGTTCCGCACACCTTCACCACCGAGCAGCTTCTGGCCAAGAACCCCGCAGCGATCATCCTGTCCGGAGGGCCCTCGAGCGTTTACGCCGAAGGTGCCCCGAGCGTGGGCGCTGACCTGTTTGAAGCCGGCGTTCCGGTCTTCGGCATCTGCTACGGCTTCCAGGCCATGGCCAATGCCCTTGGCGGCACCGTGGCCCAGACGGGCCTCCGGGAGTACGGCGCCACCGAGGCAACCGCCGTAGGCGAAGCCCGCTCCATTCTGGCGGACCTGCCGGAATCCCAGACCACGTGGATGAGCCACGGCGACTCCGTCCACGAAGCCCCCGCGGGCTTCGAGGTTCTGGCCACCACGGCCGGCGCCCCGGTTGCGGCGTTCGCCAACGAGGAAAAGCACCTCTACGGAGTGCAGTGGCACCCCGAGGTCAAGCACTCGGCCCACGGCCAGCAGGTCCTCGAAAACTTCCTCTTCAAGGGCGCGGGCCTGTCTCCGAACTGGACCACCGGCAACATCCTCGAAGAGCAGGTTGACCGTATCCGCAAGCAGATCGGCGACTCCAAGGTCATCTGCGGCCTGTCCGGCGGCGTCGATTCAGCCGTTGCAGCTGCCCTGGTGCAGCGTGCGGTAGGAGACCAACTCACCTGCGTGTTCGTGGACCACGGTCTGCTGCGCGAGGGCGAAGCCGAGCAGGTTGAACGCGACTTCGTGGCAGCCACCGGCGTCAAGCTCTACGTCGCCAACGAGCAGGAACGCTTCCTGTCCGCCCTTGCCGGCGTCAGCGATCCCGAAACCAAGCGCAAGATCATCGGCCGGGAATTCATCCGCGCCTTCGAGGAGGCGGAGCGGGCCATCATCGCCCAGGCCGCTGCCGACGGCGAGAAGATCAAGTTCCTGGTCCAGGGCACGCTGTACCCGGACGTCGTCGAGTCCGGCGGCGGCGAAGGTGCAGCCAACATCAAGAGCCACCACAACGTGGGCGGCCTGCCGGAGGACCTGCAGTTCGAGCTCGTTGAGCCGCTGCGGGCACTCTTCAAGGACGAGGTCCGTGCCGTCGGTGCCCAGCTGGGACTGCCGCAGGAAATCGTTGGCCGCCAGCCGTTCCCGGGCCCCGGCCTCGGCATCCGCATCGTCGGTGAAGTCAACCGGGAGCGTCTGGACCTGCTGCGCAAGGCCGACGCCATTGCCCGTGCCGAGCTCACTGCGGCCGGCCTGGACAACGACGTGTGGCAGATGCCCGTAGTGCTGCTGGCAGACGTCCGTAGCGTGGGCGTCCAGGGCGACGGCCGTACCTACGGCCACCCGATCGTCCTGCGCCCGGTCTCTTCGGAAGACGCCATGACGGCCGACTGGTCGCGCCTCCCGTACGACCTTCTGGCGAAGATCTCCAACCGGATCACCAACGAGGTGGACGGCGTGAACCGCGTGGTGCTGGACGTGACCAGCAAGCCACCGGGAACCATCGAGTGGGAATAG